atgctgcgagcatgtgctatcgatttaggtggtagttgggataagaacctacccctaatcgaattctcctacaacaatagctaccataccagcataaaggctgcgcctttcgaggcattatacggtaggaagtgtagatcgcctgtttgttgggcggaagtgggagaggtccaattatcaggaccagagatagttttcgagacaacggacaagattgtccagattcgggaacgtctcaaagctgccagtgataggcagaaaagttacgctgatccgaagcgtaaggattttcactttgaggtaggtgaaaaagtgttactaaaggtatcaccctggaagggggtgatgcgtttcggtaagaagggtaaactgagcccacgatacataggaccttttgaggttatcgaacgggtcgggtcagttgcctataaattgaacttaccagaagagctcaatggaattcataatgtgttccacatctgcaatctaaagaagtgtttcgctgatgaatcattagtgatcccacacacagatgtgcatatagatgagagcttgaagtttgtggagaagcctctgtcgattgaagaccgacaggtgaaaaagctccgaagaaaacatgtgccaatagttaaggttaaatgggatgcccggagaggtcccgaattcacgtgggaagttgaatccacgatgaaagagaaatatccctatttgtttgagtaaatctcgggtcgagatttattttaagggggtgaggatgtaacacctcgaaattttgtgtccaataatgtattgacacgtgtcttgagtttacacgtggcatttaatatttaataaaggactaatgttgacaaaccttgaaagtatataaattcgagggtgataaatgtcaaacaagggtaagtatactgtatagtaaccctaaatggtgctcgtaccttcaaacgaataaatcatggatcgtacggaagcgaaacgcggaagaaagtgagagattacaagctgcagggggttaactgtgtcaacatgtttaattatacctctgagtgaccctttgacgtacccgaggctttgtaacagtaaagtACGCTCACTAGattatactgtataaattccgcgaagttccgttttaaaacgagaaagtaatgatcaaattcgtacgagaagggctaaaagcgtcaacaatgaaagttaaggcttccccaaataattaacaagataaccggggacttaacagtacgggtaaataacacgaggcccttagttgtaaataatcaagggccaaatcgcaaagttaccccttcaaacccgaaaggtcaggttaataattacagaagatttcgttattaattaccagattctagtcatgattacaaaagatttaaaaatcctgaaaaacCAACCTCTCGCGGGCCACGTAAAggtttgggttaagttgaggcgggccgcgagcctcctggtTGAACGCGTCTGATTTtaaacttcaggcggcccgcgtaaaaagTGCATGGTTCTTCCATGCGGGCtgcgtgagacgcccagatgcagaatgtttggaCAGACTTGCCTTTTGAGCTAGTGAACGACCAAATGAGCAATAAGtgaggcatgggtgccctctacttgcctcctagcatcaagggccacctgcccatcatccatactcacttgtagaCTGATGTGTGATGATCTAGAGGcctttcttgcactataaataagcaTGCTTGGTTCACAACTAAATCACACTTCAAAACACACCTTCTGCTCATTTCTCAAGCTCCCAAGCTTTCTTCTAACATTCCCAAGTCGtgcacaagtctctgtaagtatgccaaaccttatATGGCTTTgttttttgcttagtttagcctaaaagtcaatccgtcgtaattaacgattgactttgcgataaatcacgaatggttcagtgaattgtcgaatcaaaagtagttatgtgttggtatttatgtgggtaataaacctctagaagggttccccctgatcaccaccctaactagttcaaatgtcgagtcaaacgcatgcttaaaaagtcaacataaagccGTTTTTgcgaatcttgcataatctgtaatatagatgctatgaaacttgttttgatgatcataaaacatgatattaagtatattaacttgtctaagctcgtttgattcgaccatttgctatattgacccggtccggagccgaaagtcgcaaaagtttgacgtttgctttgacttcagttctgacccgtgtTAGTACATTGTAGATATGCCTtaaggactctcttaggaccaggtcacgtgatggtatcaccctctgtgaccggttcgttgtttgtccgagtcttttacgcatttccgttaattacttaaaagttgaccgtaacgccctttttaaaataaaacgagtatttcggacacgtgaagggaccataaccttgtttactaaattctaagcatgtccctaaagtttcacgccaatccgaggtctagaatgggagttatgctaaatagcgcatttataagaaacttttgtaataaacggcgcaattagcataacgcctacctaaaccaagatttcgtcaccaaaacttttacccactgtagtaaaataatattttgggatttttaaagattattaattaattttaacctgctcataacctgcggttatggctacggttcggtaaataccgaatatgcccttttcggccaaaacttgagttctacaaggtcttttgacccgattccagttgctactgattttaattaataaataaagtattttacacttattaaactgatcgggaaactcaggtttcctgtagaactcagaaatccctttaaaagtctttaaaatgaccggaaaacccctacggggcgtataatgaactaaaactcgttacgggcattatggaaggtatcctactgataccacaacctctttaaagtatattgacatAGGAAAAcggtgtaggactcctacggttacccgttgcgcctattgcgcgcacggttcggcttatgtaactagtttacataaattagccgatacgggtcaaaccatatcattttgaccccaagattcaaagtgtgaatattaaacccgtataaaacaagtctccgaacttgttgggtcagaatcacattccgttctcggttttcgcctttcacgcgattaaaccgtatctatccctcgaactaaccggtctaggctactgctaatataacgacccgttaggattctaataggttattttaaaaccttcgttccagaataggagccccagtaaaagatatctgtgatttaactgattaaggacaataaaaggtaaatacttttaacttatttttccttatacgggcttgggttacggtatataaaataccgcttgattgagcatcaaatcttccatcgcttaggtggttaattgaataatttgatcggctcatttaaacagacttgttacttaaaagcctttggggggttaatgaccatgtcccggatatctttggcatcattcgaagaaatggccacgaccttgacagtcgggtgtaggcgtacacccggtattatgtctgtattattaaaagacgtagccgatggtttacccacctcggttttacgcaatgtggtgtgtctattgatctttaacccggacaggatccgggctactgaacgcatagaaggaacatgtaattcgttcacaagattataattttaaataattttcccaagttataaaagaatttgtgcctcgtgcattcaaatcaattttaataaacattttacaaaagtgtcggttgaatgtatttaccagtgtaaactgacgtattttcccaaaaagattaagtgcaggtactacacgaaatcggctggcaatagctccttagcatcttaagaagtctcgcaagcttgatgtcttatctgttgaacaatatttttgtttattttgatccctcctgtggatactattcaactacttgtgatacatttgatattacaataaATGGTTGAATCATAATTATCTTtatacttccgctgtgcattcatatattgtggtttgactatattgttgccaactacgtcacggtaatcccccaccgggcccaccggtgatacacgtggaaatcggggtgtgacagcttgaaattgtggataaactgctacctaaatactgatacatgtacttacttgcatcatactttatttgctgtcactccattatttgcttacagaactttagtgacaaccttgatgcacaaaagcacagtagcacaataaacggataacccagtaaacgtgctgacatagccagcaccaggcaggcactgcctctaaggctgtatgagccagagatagtttactacactagtagagagtgtagggaagtaaggagtgtagaactgcgtcactaggtgatatttgtagtgaccggatgtgcctaaaacgtacttcgAATAcaaaaattctgcactttaaataaaaattcagcaattacctaactagtaaagtgccataacatgagaaaaatattactagacactttccaaagtgtcggggataaactgtgtcactaaaaatattattatcgacactttaaatatttatttagcACATTAACGGATTAATATCCAACCGTACAATCGGACTTTatccgggacataaaaatattagCATTAACATTGTTTTTCTCTTTccgagccagttagggtccccgaataccctaacacccgttacacAACGTAACACACTAGTAATCGGGTTAACCTCTTAaattaactaactaatacttatacATTTAGTTCAAAACAAACCAATTACCCACACCCCTTAACCGAACTCGGTTAGCAAGGGGACAAACACTTACAAGACTTGAATATTTTATTAGAACATGCTTAATATCTTCTAGACAACATATTAACCTTTGGTTATTTAGGAAGAAATGGCCTATAAGTAACTACATATGTCCAACATAATCTTCACCTCACTTAATCAAAAATCCATTTCTCTTTTCCCTTGCTCCTCACGGCCGAGAACCAAGCTCCACAACCATCCATCTTTCAATTTTTATCAAGGCTATTTTTCATACATTCAAGTGTGGAGGATCACacataaggaagctcggtgcttGCGGATCGTCAAGGACCTCACCCCAACGCTTTTAACcactcgtttttcgactagtttcttccctagcctcgagctagtagtaagtgactctaaacacctttttgatctattctaaagtggttaataaaagTTTGGTCGGTTGAAAACCATGAACATATAAGATCAAAATTAAAAGTCTACTAAAGAAGATGAACAAGGTGGATAATAGATGAATATTAGAgtaaaacttataaaactagTATTGTTATGATTATTTTTGGTTGTTGATTGCTAGCATGGGAATGGATCGTCATCAAACCCGCTAGATCATGTTCACaaaacatgaactagccttatgTTTGGTTGTAAAGTttctagatgacgaaccctttccaacataaacatgaacttgtgtaaaaataatttttcttatgaaatggagttctaaactagtagatctacggatctacaagtggtattttcaaaggaccaagtgttaaaagaaatcatattttaaaGTCGGATCTTTCTTTAAAAAAAGGTGATTTTtatgaacacacaagtgtgtagacacttgtgtaacgcaaagttttgacaaaagaattatttttgtaatttttgacaagaagttgtggaaatgtattttatttaaaaacgaGATTCACAAGAAACCGAGTTCATTTATAAAAGGTCTATTAAAAATATGGagaaattactacatattttacgcaaaccacaagttcatgtatttttgcgatttatatctattttgactagtttaatgttgaaatattggttgttaatgttgggaacattgttgatttgaattttaaaagaaaatgatacgcttgaaagcgtggccacctccggttacaggggaaactctggcgaaatttttccaaaaatctaacacttggaaatatttttatcacaagtgttatgaatataatttttaacttatttttccaaataagtttcgccacgattttatttacaacatttttaagtgtcggaggtgggattttcacaaaataaaacttgataaatatatatttgatatatatatatatagggtaaggatagtgtaaaaagggcctaaagtgtgagaagtgtgagaagtgtattataacactatatataatactatataacaccacataaacaccgtataacaatacgtaacaccatataataccatataacactatgtaacactatatatcattatataacaaatataacactatacatctatcatagacatgctatcagacaacctatagtgttatatttgttatataatgatatatagtgttacatagtgttatatggtattatatggtgttacatattgttatacggtgtttatatggtgttatatagtattatatatagtgttataatacacttctcacacttcttacactttgagcactttttacaggatcctctacctatatatatatatatatatatatatatatatatattttcataacaacacttgtgagatttttatgattattttgtgaactatacaaatattatttttagggtaaaaataatattaccgaatattaacgaatccaaaataatacgaacaccttcacaataaataataagttacaacggtattattaataccactcgacctttaaacgtaacttacgcattttcggaaaatactaatgaacgcgtattttgtcaagatattattttgggaaaattatatgtaataaaatataatatttttgggaaaaatatttatattttggagttagaattaaaatatatattaagtgagacttaataatgtATTCTGAAGATACagaaacgcacatgtattaaaacccccacccttgggaaggaaaatgtttaccaaatatttgcaaagagtaattacgaaatagttgtctaactatttcccaaagacattaaaccttaagctaaggcacggccgtccgtctaatagaagttagtacgtgtaggtcgttgcacagcagattgatcaggagatttacttgatagagacgcaccactgtgagttcatgtcccccttttctcttaactgttttcagttttacaacttcgggggtgaaatacatgttacatactgttTACAAAcgcttttatacatggtatgattagctaaggaatttcctgctagatcacgtgaattGATAGGCTATTATcataagaccattaatccttgtataaggaccgagaggcatgagtgatagatctatcgggtgttgcgagccccacacatgagccagcgtgtggctgcatgtggtgactatgtcatTCCGCCGGAAGGAtcggtatgaaatacgcgttacaggtttgagtgcttcctaggccatttcacttattaatgtattagctacacattaattgatctttttttccttatttgctacataccaggatctCATACTTataaaggttttacatactctcttacacatgaactcgctcaacaatttttgttgatttttccaacttacatgtatttcagggaactaaagatctggcacggtatgctacgtttttcACGCTGCGTTAAAGTTAAGagatcatccaagtttaagggttgtgactttttcctggacaagtcacagttcttaaactgcatTTGTTTCATGTTGGTGTTGGTGTCTTATgaacattatttttattttgtagtaTTGTAACTTTCGTTGCATGTGTCAGCATTACAGATAATGTTATGTTACTTGGTTTTTAAGACTTAGGGGCCGTTTGGCAACCTCTGAATgggtaagtgctgaaccagtaagaggtctgaatgggtAAGAGACTCTGAACCAGGAAGTGCTGAACCAAAAAGTGTTGTTTGGTTGGACCTCTGAATGGCTATGCACAATGACTATTTTACCCCTCTGAACTATTTTATGCTGAATGAAATGTATCTGTTTGGTCAGTGCTCTGAATGACGGTTCTGgaagattaataataataaaatgaaaaCACATAACATTATAGAAAATCCAAATTACATATAAATCCTTCAAAGTTCTTAAAAATTACTAAAATTCAGTAAGAAATTAATAAATTACGTAGAATTttaattttaaacatttcaaattagTTGACTAGCTATCTGGTTACGCAAAGTAGTCATATACTCGATGTCTTGTGAACCCCATTCTATGTCGTGAACGAACTGCCCAACATTTTCTCCACCTTGTATTTCAGAAAACACAGTGTTCTCGCCATACTCCACAAATAATTGATCACGAATATTGCACTTCCTTATAAAATTATGGACGGCGAAACAGGCGATCACTATGTCCCTTTGGCTTGGAAAAGAAAAGGGAGCCATTTGCTTTAGGATTGGGAATCTCGCCTTCAAAACACCATATGAGCGCTCAATAACATTTCTGAGTTGTGCATGGGCATGATTGAATTTTTCTTCCTTAGTTAACGCACGTTGTCGTCGAAAATCGGCTAGCCAATATCTCGTATTACGGTAGGGAGTCATAAACCCACGAGTGTTGGTGTATGCAGCGTCACAAAGGTAATATTTATCTGTAAACACCAGTATCAAAACTGTTACATAAACAATAGGTaatttataaataattaaagttaaaatGATTAAAAACCTGGTGGGGGGGAAGGAAAACCCGGAAGTCGGGTTAAATGCTACTTCTTTTAAAACTCGTGAATCATGTGCAATCCCCTCCCATCCGACCCATACAAACGTGAATATCATATCAAAATCACAAATTGCTAAGACATTCTGAAAGCATTCACCCTTTCCTCTTCCCCTGTAACGAGTCTGTTGATCAACAGGCACGACTGCATGTACAAGAGTTCCATCTAGCGCACCTATTGCTCCAGGGAATATTTGTTTTAGTTTTCTATGTCGTTCTGAAGTATTTGCAATTGCATTAGAAGATGTTGGATTTATAACTTCTCTTGCGAAACTCATCATTGCATTTAGGACCTCATGAAAACATCTATGAATTGTTTCTGTTGAGTGCTGAAACCTTCGTTTAACCATTCGAAAACGTTCATTATGGCCTATGACTGTTAAAAACATAGCCAACTTTTCTTCAAAGCTTATTGACCTACTACTTTGCAACcaatttttttctttaaaatgaTTGCACAATAGTACAAATGCATCACGTGAAAGACGCATCAACTCATGACACTGTGTAGAAGTTCCATGCAACAATTCTTGTGTGTATGCATGACCGGTCAATGCCAAATTCAAGTCTCTTATCTtttcatttctttttctttttgagtCTAACCGTTTCCAATACCAGCAAAGGAGAATGAAAACTATAACCTCATCGTCAGGATCCATAGGCTACCTGTCATAACCATTAAATAACATTCAAGATGAACAAAAGATCCATATCATAACATCAAAAAATATCCATAACAAAATATTAAAAACCATAGATATATAAGATCCACAAAATTCAATCCAAACAAAAAACATCCTTGACATAATATCCACAGAATCATCTAAAAAAATATCCATAACAATTTGTGCAACAAAACCCTATGCATAAAATGACACCCACAAAACCCTATCCGATCAATCCATACTTTGCTCCAGCATTCTTGACCCATAGTTCACAACTTTGCGGCTGAAGTCGTAACCACACTTTCCTAGTATCAGCACTTTCACCAAAAAGCAAAAGTGTTGTTTGATATTTCACATCTAACTCTCCCCATCCCATTGTCTCCAACTTCTCCatgcatgcatcaatatcattaGAAAGATTGTGTTTCTCTATCAAGATCTTTGCCACCTTAGTAATGCAGTCCCCAACTTCATCTATTGTTGCCTTATCTTTTCGTTTCTCCCTTTTTTTTAGACCGACCGGATGCTTCCTCAGTAGCACCTTGAGTTGGGGGTTCCATTTGACCGCACTCGATATCCTCAAAACCATTTAAATTGTGGTCAAAAACTTCCTCAGAAGGATGAGGAAGTGTAGAAGATGGCCCCCAACTGTCAAAGCCGTTCGAAGTAGATCTCTCA
The Helianthus annuus cultivar XRQ/B chromosome 6, HanXRQr2.0-SUNRISE, whole genome shotgun sequence genome window above contains:
- the LOC110876467 gene encoding uncharacterized protein LOC110876467, which translates into the protein MDPDDEVIVFILLCWYWKRLDSKRKRNEKIRDLNLALTGHAYTQELLHGTSTQCHELMRLSRDAFVLLCNHFKEKNWLQSSRSISFEEKLAMFLTVIGHNERFRMVKRRFQHSTETIHRCFHEVLNAMMSFAREVINPTSSNAIANTSERHRKLKQIFPGAIGALDGTLVHAVVPVDQQTRYRGRGKGECFQNVLAICDFDMIFTFVWVGWEGIAHDSRVLKEVAFNPTSGFSFPPTRFLIILTLIIYKLPIVYVTVLILVFTDKYYLCDAAYTNTRGFMTPYRNTRYWLADFRRQRALTKEEKFNHAHAQLRNVIERSYGVLKARFPILKQMAPFSFPSQRDIVIACFAVHNFIRKCNIRDQLFVEYGENTVFSEIQGGENVGQFVHDIEWGSQDIEYMTTLRNQIASQLI